The following proteins are co-located in the Streptomyces sp. DT2A-34 genome:
- a CDS encoding GntR family transcriptional regulator produces the protein MGTTQLESVPEPKYWHLRTVLSEALESEFSVGEILPNERDLAARFGVARATLRQALEQLELEGRLQRRRGVGTTVAPPRVGVAVGTEQHAWPGAADDVWQPADCVLAVPPATVADALGSGRDEAVHIVRRSRVTHGQPVAAELLYVPQSSVPDLSAIDAPSAAARARAVLRELQRLDLEGQENAVELGSARADDAKELDRLPGAPVLVVTTRYIAGGRTAALSVATYRADTCRLTFGDFGGVEIHQDPERRAS, from the coding sequence GTGGGGACCACGCAGCTGGAATCGGTGCCGGAACCGAAGTACTGGCACCTGAGGACCGTGCTCAGTGAGGCACTGGAATCCGAGTTCTCCGTGGGCGAGATCCTGCCCAACGAGCGCGACCTGGCCGCCCGCTTCGGCGTCGCCCGGGCCACGCTCCGCCAGGCACTGGAACAGCTCGAACTGGAAGGCCGGCTGCAGCGCCGCCGCGGTGTCGGTACGACCGTCGCGCCGCCGCGCGTGGGTGTGGCCGTCGGAACCGAGCAGCACGCCTGGCCGGGGGCGGCCGACGACGTCTGGCAGCCCGCGGACTGCGTACTGGCGGTCCCGCCCGCCACCGTCGCCGACGCCCTGGGAAGCGGCCGGGACGAAGCCGTGCACATCGTGCGCCGCTCCCGCGTGACGCACGGCCAGCCCGTCGCCGCCGAGCTGCTCTACGTCCCGCAGTCGTCGGTGCCCGACCTCTCCGCCATCGACGCCCCGTCCGCCGCGGCACGCGCGCGTGCCGTGCTGCGCGAGCTGCAGCGCCTGGACCTCGAGGGCCAGGAGAACGCCGTCGAGCTGGGCTCGGCCCGCGCGGACGACGCCAAGGAGCTGGACCGACTGCCGGGGGCGCCCGTCCTCGTCGTCACCACCCGCTACATCGCCGGGGGCCGCACCGCGGCGCTGTCCGTCGCCACGTACCGCGCGGACACGTGCCGGCTGACCTTCGGCGACTTCGGCGGCGTGGAGATCCACCAGGACCCGGAACGCCGGGCGTCCTGA
- a CDS encoding ROK family transcriptional regulator, with translation MGRLTGGDPSLLRRINSAVVLHALRATDAATLTEITRVTGLSRPTVEGVVEGLIEAGYVVEKAADESVVRRQGRPARRFRFRAEAGHLLGVDVGSHRVAALLADLDGRVLGSIAKDVDETAPADERLERLRTAVAELLRRAGVARGSLRAVGVATPGIVEADGTVRLGAALPEWTGLRLGERLSRSFKCPVLVENDANAAAVAEHWKGSATESDDVVFVLAGLSPGAGALIGGQLHRGFGGAAGEIGALHLLGREATPETLLSTTDEPLRPLDEHAVAEVFAQAREGDEGARAAVDRFIQRLVHDVAALVLALDPELVVIGGWAAGLDGVLDPLRRELARYCLRPPKVALSLLGEAAVATGALRLALDHVEEQLFAVEGTVTGRR, from the coding sequence TTGGGGCGGCTGACCGGCGGGGATCCCTCGCTGCTGCGAAGGATCAATTCCGCGGTGGTGCTGCACGCGCTGCGTGCCACGGACGCCGCGACGCTGACGGAGATCACCCGGGTCACCGGACTGTCCCGCCCGACCGTGGAGGGCGTCGTCGAGGGCCTCATCGAGGCGGGTTATGTCGTCGAGAAGGCCGCCGACGAGAGTGTCGTCCGGCGCCAGGGGCGGCCCGCGCGGCGGTTCCGGTTCCGGGCGGAGGCGGGGCATCTGCTGGGCGTGGACGTCGGGTCGCATCGGGTCGCCGCGCTCCTGGCCGACCTGGACGGCCGGGTGCTCGGCTCCATCGCGAAGGACGTCGACGAGACGGCTCCGGCCGACGAGCGGCTGGAACGGCTGCGTACGGCGGTCGCCGAACTGCTGCGCCGGGCCGGTGTCGCACGCGGCTCGCTGCGGGCCGTGGGGGTCGCGACGCCGGGCATCGTCGAGGCGGACGGCACCGTACGGCTGGGCGCCGCGCTGCCCGAGTGGACGGGCCTGCGGCTGGGCGAGCGGCTGAGCCGGTCCTTCAAGTGCCCGGTCCTGGTGGAGAACGACGCCAACGCGGCGGCGGTCGCCGAGCACTGGAAGGGTTCGGCCACCGAGTCCGACGACGTGGTGTTCGTGCTGGCCGGGCTGAGCCCGGGCGCCGGTGCGCTGATCGGCGGGCAGCTGCACCGGGGGTTCGGCGGGGCGGCCGGCGAGATCGGCGCGTTGCATCTGTTGGGCCGCGAGGCGACTCCGGAGACCCTGCTGTCCACCACGGACGAGCCCCTGCGGCCCCTCGACGAGCACGCCGTGGCCGAGGTCTTCGCGCAGGCACGAGAGGGCGACGAGGGGGCCCGCGCGGCCGTCGACCGCTTCATCCAGCGCCTCGTCCACGACGTGGCCGCCCTCGTCCTCGCGCTCGACCCCGAGCTGGTCGTCATCGGCGGCTGGGCGGCCGGCCTGGACGGCGTACTGGACCCGCTGCGGCGCGAGCTGGCCCGCTACTGCCTGCGCCCGCCGAAGGTCGCCCTGTCCCTCCTCGGCGAGGCGGCGGTGGCGACCGGAGCGCTGCGGCTCGCTCTCGACCATGTGGAGGAGCAGCTGTTCGCGGTGGAGGGCACGGTGACGGGGCGGCGCTGA
- the mug gene encoding G/U mismatch-specific DNA glycosylase codes for MARFTAEQLEAARDRLVPDVVADGLHVLFCGINPGLMTAATGHHFARPGNRFWPVLHLSGFTPRLMKPSEQQELLSYGLGITNVVARATARADELSAEEYREGGRLLATKVARLRPRWLAVVGVTAYRAAFDDRKAQVGPQERVIGGTRVWVLPNPSGLNAHWTAATMAEEFGRLRAASEEA; via the coding sequence ATGGCGCGCTTCACCGCCGAGCAGTTGGAGGCCGCTCGCGACCGTCTGGTACCGGACGTCGTCGCGGACGGTCTCCATGTGCTGTTCTGTGGCATCAACCCCGGTCTGATGACGGCCGCGACCGGCCATCACTTCGCCCGCCCCGGCAACCGTTTCTGGCCTGTGCTGCACCTGTCCGGCTTCACGCCGAGGCTCATGAAACCGTCGGAACAGCAGGAGTTGCTGTCCTACGGACTCGGCATCACGAACGTCGTGGCACGGGCGACGGCACGGGCCGACGAGTTGAGCGCGGAGGAGTATCGCGAGGGCGGGCGGCTGCTGGCGACGAAGGTGGCGCGGCTGCGGCCACGTTGGCTGGCCGTGGTGGGCGTGACCGCTTATCGGGCCGCCTTCGACGACCGCAAGGCCCAGGTGGGCCCGCAGGAGCGGGTGATCGGGGGCACGCGCGTGTGGGTGCTGCCGAATCCGAGCGGGCTGAACGCGCATTGGACGGCGGCGACGATGGCGGAGGAGTTCGGACGGTTGCGGGCGGCGTCGGAAGAGGCCTGA
- the purB gene encoding adenylosuccinate lyase, translating to MTSAPAKPRIPNVLAGRYASTELATLWSPEQKVKLERQLWLAVLRAQKDLGIEVPDEAIADYERVLDTVDLASIAEREKVTRHDVKARIEEFNDLAGHEHVHKGMTSRDLTENVEQLQIRLSLELTRDRTVAVLARLGKLAGEYGELVMAGRSHNVAAQATTLGKRFATAADELLVAYGRVEELLGRYPLRGIKGPVGTAQDMLDLLGGDASKLADLEDRIAGHLGFSQAFTSVGQVYPRSLDYEVVTALVQLAAAPSSLAKTIRLMAGHELVTEGFKPGQVGSSAMPHKMNTRSCERVNGLMVILRGYASMTGELAGDQWNEGDVSCSVVRRVALPDAFFALDGLLETFLTVLDEFGAFPAVVARELDRYLPFLATTKVLMGAVRAGVGRELAHEAIKENAVASALAMREQGAERNELLDKLAADERIPLDRDRLDALMADKLSFTGAAADQVGVVVGRIEEIVKQRPEAAGYTPGAIL from the coding sequence GTGACTTCTGCGCCCGCCAAGCCCCGCATCCCGAACGTCCTCGCCGGACGCTACGCCTCCACCGAGCTCGCCACGCTCTGGTCCCCCGAGCAGAAGGTGAAGCTCGAGCGGCAGCTCTGGCTCGCTGTGCTGCGGGCCCAGAAGGATCTCGGCATCGAGGTTCCGGACGAGGCGATCGCCGACTACGAGCGTGTCCTGGACACCGTCGACCTGGCCTCCATCGCCGAGCGCGAGAAGGTCACGCGGCATGACGTGAAGGCGCGGATCGAGGAGTTCAACGACCTCGCCGGGCACGAGCACGTGCACAAGGGCATGACGTCCCGCGACCTCACGGAGAACGTCGAGCAGCTGCAGATCCGGCTCTCGCTGGAGCTGACGCGCGACCGTACGGTCGCCGTCCTGGCGCGCCTCGGCAAGCTGGCCGGCGAGTACGGCGAGCTGGTCATGGCCGGCCGCTCGCACAACGTCGCCGCGCAGGCCACGACGCTGGGCAAGCGCTTCGCGACCGCCGCCGACGAACTGCTCGTCGCGTACGGCCGGGTCGAGGAGCTGCTCGGCCGCTACCCGCTGCGCGGCATCAAGGGCCCGGTGGGCACGGCTCAGGACATGCTGGACCTGCTCGGCGGGGACGCGTCGAAGCTGGCGGACCTGGAGGACCGGATCGCCGGGCACCTGGGCTTCTCGCAGGCGTTCACCTCGGTCGGCCAGGTCTACCCGCGCTCGCTCGACTACGAGGTCGTGACCGCGCTGGTGCAGCTGGCGGCGGCGCCGTCGTCGCTGGCGAAGACGATCCGGCTGATGGCCGGGCACGAGCTGGTGACCGAGGGCTTCAAGCCGGGCCAGGTCGGCTCCTCCGCGATGCCGCACAAGATGAACACCCGGTCCTGCGAGCGCGTCAACGGCCTGATGGTCATCCTGCGCGGCTACGCCTCGATGACGGGCGAGCTGGCGGGCGACCAGTGGAACGAGGGCGACGTGTCCTGCTCGGTGGTGCGCCGGGTCGCGCTGCCGGACGCGTTCTTCGCGCTGGACGGTCTGCTGGAGACGTTCCTGACGGTGCTCGACGAGTTCGGTGCCTTCCCCGCGGTCGTGGCGCGTGAGCTGGACCGTTACCTGCCGTTCCTCGCCACCACCAAGGTGCTGATGGGCGCGGTGCGCGCGGGCGTGGGCCGAGAGCTGGCGCACGAGGCGATCAAGGAGAACGCCGTCGCCTCCGCGCTGGCGATGCGCGAGCAGGGCGCCGAGCGCAATGAGCTGCTCGACAAGCTCGCCGCCGACGAGCGCATCCCGCTCGACCGCGACCGGTTGGACGCGCTGATGGCCGACAAGCTGTCCTTCACGGGCGCCGCGGCTGACCAGGTCGGCGTCGTCGTGGGCCGCATCGAGGAGATCGTGAAGCAGCGCCCGGAGGCCGCCGGTTACACGCCCGGGGCCATCCTCTAG
- a CDS encoding LPXTG cell wall anchor domain-containing protein gives MVNSAAALSGRTDPWEPDGLDGLDEKFGQMQEKFGAMRDKFYELNDKFNSPDYPESASEHDTSGYGKSGYGADKPSGHGYGYGKEEPKEHGYGKEKPKEHGYGKEESKGHGYGKEESKGHGYGKEEPKGHGYGKEESSGYGKEEPSGYGDDESSGYGYGEEEPSGYGYGKEEPSGYGSEEPDECGYGSCYGDSPEPTPSKTPPPPHKPEPTPPPKAPPAKPDHPQMPETGTNTGAIVGGIVGSGALLVGGAFLYRRSRAARQQ, from the coding sequence GTGGTGAACTCCGCGGCCGCACTGTCGGGCCGTACGGATCCATGGGAACCGGACGGGCTGGACGGGCTGGATGAAAAATTCGGCCAGATGCAGGAAAAGTTCGGCGCGATGCGGGACAAGTTCTATGAGCTGAATGACAAATTCAACTCGCCGGATTACCCGGAGTCCGCTTCCGAACACGACACCTCCGGATATGGCAAGTCGGGCTACGGCGCCGACAAGCCGAGCGGCCACGGCTACGGCTACGGCAAGGAGGAGCCGAAGGAGCACGGCTACGGCAAGGAGAAGCCGAAGGAGCACGGCTACGGCAAGGAGGAGTCGAAGGGCCACGGCTACGGCAAGGAGGAGTCGAAGGGCCACGGCTACGGCAAGGAGGAGCCGAAGGGCCACGGCTACGGCAAGGAAGAGTCGAGCGGCTACGGCAAGGAGGAGCCGAGCGGCTACGGCGACGACGAGTCGAGCGGCTACGGCTACGGCGAGGAGGAGCCGAGCGGCTACGGCTACGGCAAGGAGGAGCCGAGCGGCTACGGCTCCGAGGAGCCGGACGAATGCGGCTACGGCTCCTGCTACGGCGACTCACCCGAACCCACGCCCAGCAAGACGCCGCCGCCTCCCCACAAGCCCGAGCCGACGCCTCCGCCCAAGGCGCCGCCCGCGAAGCCGGATCACCCCCAGATGCCCGAGACCGGCACCAACACCGGAGCCATCGTCGGAGGCATCGTCGGCAGCGGGGCGCTGCTGGTCGGCGGAGCCTTCCTCTACCGACGAAGCCGGGCCGCGCGTCAGCAGTAG
- a CDS encoding SGNH/GDSL hydrolase family protein, which translates to MQTNPTHTSLVAVGDSFTEGMSDLLPNGSYRGWADLLAGRMAARTPDFRYANLAVRGKLIRQIVEEQVDVAAAMGADVITLVGGLNDTLRPKCDMGRVRGLLEEAVEKLAPSCRQLVLMRSPGRQGPVLERFRPRMEELFACVDELAERHGAVVVDLYGAPSLGDPRLWDVDRLHLTAEGHRRVAEAVWQALGYDPEDTEWHAPMPATLPPGWAARRVADARFARRHLLPWIGRRLTGRSSGDGLPPKRPELLPYEGPAA; encoded by the coding sequence ATGCAGACGAACCCCACGCACACCAGCCTGGTCGCGGTCGGCGACTCCTTCACCGAGGGCATGTCGGACCTGCTCCCGAACGGCTCCTACCGGGGCTGGGCCGACCTCCTCGCCGGGCGGATGGCCGCCCGCACGCCCGACTTCCGGTACGCCAACCTCGCGGTGCGCGGGAAGCTGATCCGGCAGATCGTCGAGGAGCAGGTCGACGTGGCGGCCGCGATGGGCGCCGATGTGATCACGCTGGTCGGCGGGCTCAACGACACGCTGCGGCCCAAGTGCGACATGGGGCGGGTGCGCGGACTCCTGGAGGAGGCCGTGGAGAAGCTCGCCCCGTCGTGCCGGCAGCTGGTGCTGATGCGCAGCCCGGGGCGGCAGGGGCCGGTCCTGGAGCGGTTCCGGCCGCGCATGGAGGAGCTGTTCGCCTGCGTCGACGAGCTGGCCGAGCGGCACGGAGCGGTCGTCGTCGACCTGTACGGGGCACCGTCGCTCGGCGACCCCCGCCTATGGGACGTGGACCGGCTGCATCTGACGGCCGAAGGGCATCGCCGGGTCGCGGAGGCGGTGTGGCAGGCGCTCGGCTACGACCCCGAGGACACCGAGTGGCACGCGCCGATGCCGGCCACGCTGCCGCCGGGGTGGGCAGCCCGGCGGGTCGCGGACGCGCGGTTCGCCCGGCGGCATCTGCTGCCGTGGATCGGGCGGCGGCTCACGGGACGGTCGTCCGGGGACGGGCTGCCGCCGAAGCGGCCGGAACTGCTGCCGTACGAGGGCCCGGCGGCGTAG
- a CDS encoding hemolysin family protein, translating into MTAVQLLIGFATLVVNAFFVGAEFALISVRRSQIEPYADQGDRRAKSVLWGLQHVSALMAAAQLGITLCTLVLGVVAEPAIEHLLEPLFHAVGVPESAGHVVSFVIALALATYLHMLLGEMVPKNIALAEPVRSALLLGPPLVALSRALRPVIFTINAFANTLLKLLRVETKDEVTATFSDAELARLVRDSGEAGLIDDRARERLHDALELGRRPVRDVVLPLERVVYARVGVTPEELERLSAESGFSRFPVVDEARRIVGYLHVKDALDASPRDLPFQVRDMRPIARVRESTPLDDVLTAMRGSRTHLAAALGGDGRLAGLVTMEDVLRELFGQRA; encoded by the coding sequence ATGACCGCCGTACAGCTACTCATCGGTTTCGCGACGCTGGTCGTCAACGCCTTCTTCGTGGGCGCCGAGTTCGCGCTGATCTCGGTGCGGCGCTCGCAGATCGAGCCGTACGCCGACCAGGGTGACCGGCGCGCCAAGAGCGTGCTGTGGGGCCTGCAGCACGTGTCCGCGCTGATGGCGGCCGCACAGCTCGGCATCACGCTGTGCACGCTGGTGCTGGGTGTGGTCGCGGAACCCGCGATCGAGCATCTGCTGGAGCCGCTGTTCCACGCGGTGGGCGTGCCGGAGAGTGCGGGGCACGTGGTGTCGTTCGTGATCGCGCTGGCGCTGGCCACGTATCTGCACATGCTGCTCGGTGAGATGGTGCCGAAGAACATCGCGCTGGCCGAGCCGGTGCGCAGCGCCCTGCTGCTCGGTCCGCCGCTGGTCGCGCTGTCCCGGGCGCTGCGGCCGGTGATCTTCACGATCAACGCCTTCGCCAACACGCTGCTGAAGCTGCTGCGCGTCGAGACCAAGGACGAGGTCACCGCGACCTTCTCGGACGCCGAGCTGGCCCGCCTGGTGCGGGACTCCGGCGAGGCCGGCCTCATCGACGACCGCGCGCGGGAGCGGCTGCACGATGCGCTGGAACTGGGCCGCCGGCCGGTGCGTGACGTGGTGCTTCCGCTGGAACGTGTCGTCTACGCGCGCGTGGGCGTCACGCCGGAGGAGCTGGAGCGGCTGTCGGCCGAGTCGGGCTTCTCCCGGTTCCCGGTCGTCGACGAGGCCCGCCGCATCGTGGGCTATCTGCATGTGAAGGACGCGCTGGACGCCTCCCCGCGCGACCTGCCGTTCCAGGTGCGGGACATGCGGCCCATCGCGCGCGTGCGGGAGAGCACGCCGCTGGACGACGTGCTCACGGCGATGCGGGGCAGCCGTACGCATCTGGCGGCCGCGCTCGGCGGCGACGGCCGCCTGGCGGGGCTGGTGACCATGGAGGACGTGCTGCGGGAGCTGTTCGGGCAGCGGGCCTGA
- a CDS encoding hemolysin family protein, which translates to MTEVILLLVAILLSLACGAFVAAEFSLTTVERSELERAAERGERGAVGALRAVRNLTFQLSGAQLGITVTNLVVGMLAEPSIAAMLAGPLESIGISRSTASSIALVIGTALSTIVLMVVGELVPKNWAISSPLAVAKTVGNAQRWFSAIFRPFITHLNNTANRIVRRFGVEPTEELAAARGPQELAALARHSAREGALEADTAELFVRTLNLADLTAENVMTPRVQVIALEAQATCEDVANATRATGLSRFPVYRGTLDAVVGTAHIKDILTVPAESRPRVCVAELMREPLLVPETLTVDRLLDRLSGKRTMAVVIDEYGGTAGVATLEDIVEEVVGEVRDEHDPHETPDLAHAGSDDDGRPLYSADGSARVDQLARVGLRAPEGPYETLAGLVATELGRIPEVGDLVEVAGWRLDVVDAAGRRAARVLLHAPLDDEATDHEKEGGR; encoded by the coding sequence ATGACCGAAGTGATCCTCCTGTTGGTGGCGATCCTGCTGTCGCTCGCCTGCGGTGCCTTCGTCGCGGCCGAGTTCTCGCTGACCACGGTCGAGCGCAGCGAGCTGGAGCGGGCCGCGGAGCGCGGCGAGCGGGGCGCTGTCGGCGCCCTGAGGGCCGTACGGAATCTGACGTTCCAGCTCTCCGGCGCCCAGCTCGGCATCACGGTCACCAACCTGGTCGTCGGCATGCTCGCCGAACCGTCGATCGCCGCCATGCTCGCGGGCCCGCTGGAGTCGATCGGCATCTCCCGCTCGACGGCGAGCTCGATCGCGCTGGTGATCGGTACGGCCCTGTCGACCATCGTGCTGATGGTGGTCGGCGAGCTGGTGCCCAAGAACTGGGCGATCTCCTCGCCCCTGGCCGTGGCGAAGACGGTCGGAAACGCGCAACGCTGGTTCAGCGCGATCTTCCGCCCCTTCATCACCCACCTCAACAACACGGCGAACCGCATAGTGCGCCGCTTCGGCGTGGAACCCACCGAGGAGCTGGCCGCCGCGCGCGGCCCCCAGGAGCTCGCCGCCCTCGCCCGGCACTCCGCCCGGGAGGGCGCCCTGGAGGCGGACACCGCCGAGCTCTTCGTACGGACCCTGAACCTGGCCGATCTGACCGCGGAGAACGTCATGACCCCCCGCGTCCAGGTCATCGCCCTGGAGGCCCAGGCGACCTGCGAGGACGTGGCGAACGCGACGCGCGCGACCGGGCTGTCCCGGTTCCCCGTCTACCGCGGCACCCTCGACGCGGTCGTCGGCACCGCGCACATCAAGGACATCCTGACGGTGCCCGCCGAGAGCCGGCCTCGCGTCTGTGTCGCCGAGCTGATGCGCGAGCCGCTCCTCGTCCCCGAGACGCTCACCGTCGACCGGCTCCTCGACCGGCTGTCCGGCAAGCGCACCATGGCCGTGGTCATCGACGAGTACGGCGGTACGGCGGGCGTGGCCACGCTGGAGGACATCGTCGAGGAGGTCGTCGGCGAGGTGCGCGACGAGCACGACCCGCACGAGACGCCCGACCTCGCCCACGCCGGAAGCGACGACGACGGCCGGCCCCTGTACTCGGCCGACGGGTCGGCGCGGGTGGACCAGCTCGCGCGCGTCGGACTGAGGGCGCCCGAGGGGCCCTACGAGACGCTGGCCGGTCTGGTCGCGACCGAGCTCGGACGCATTCCCGAGGTCGGTGACCTTGTCGAGGTCGCCGGCTGGCGGCTCGACGTGGTGGACGCCGCGGGCCGCAGGGCCGCACGGGTGCTGCTGCACGCGCCGCTCGACGACGAGGCGACCGACCACGAGAAGGAGGGCGGGCGATGA
- a CDS encoding GNAT family N-acetyltransferase, producing the protein MTDLRIRAATADDLDTVLAFWKTAAEGTSISDDRDGVERLVARDPEALILAELDGELVGTVIAGFDGWRCHLYRLAVHPERRRRGIGSALLTAADERFVRLGGRRGDAMVLQRNETAHHAWRAAGYTPQEQWRRWVKQLTD; encoded by the coding sequence ATGACTGATCTGCGCATACGGGCCGCGACGGCCGACGACCTCGACACCGTGCTGGCCTTCTGGAAGACGGCCGCCGAGGGCACGAGCATCAGCGACGACCGGGACGGCGTGGAGCGGCTGGTCGCCCGCGACCCGGAGGCCTTGATCCTGGCGGAACTCGACGGCGAGCTGGTCGGCACGGTGATCGCGGGCTTCGACGGCTGGCGCTGCCATCTGTACCGGCTGGCGGTGCACCCCGAGCGGCGCCGCCGGGGCATCGGCTCGGCGCTGCTGACCGCCGCGGACGAGAGGTTCGTACGGCTCGGCGGGCGCCGCGGCGACGCGATGGTGCTGCAGCGCAACGAGACCGCGCACCATGCCTGGCGCGCGGCTGGGTACACGCCCCAGGAACAGTGGCGGCGGTGGGTGAAGCAGCTCACGGACTGA
- a CDS encoding LLM class F420-dependent oxidoreductase → MSRPVSPRPFRFGVNLMTPAPADEWRAKCRRAEELGYDVILVPDHLGMPAPFPALVAAAEATERPRVGTFVLNAGFWNPALLAREVATTDALTGGRLELGLGAGYVRAEHDTAGLPFGTPRERVDHLRRTVGELERLLGSPEYQPQPAQKPRVPLLIGGNGDRVLRLTAEHADIAAFGGAYPDPESTSGRLIPVTAEQFDERVARYRKFAAGREEPAELNLLLQMVAVTEDRAGVVQPLLDRVPELTLEQVLELPILLVGTLDQIVDQVLARRERFGFSYLTVLEPYMEAFAPVMERLRGK, encoded by the coding sequence ATGTCGCGACCGGTGAGCCCGCGTCCGTTCCGCTTCGGTGTCAACCTGATGACCCCCGCCCCGGCCGACGAGTGGCGGGCCAAGTGCCGCCGGGCCGAGGAACTCGGCTACGACGTGATCCTGGTCCCCGACCATCTGGGCATGCCCGCGCCGTTCCCGGCCCTGGTCGCGGCGGCCGAGGCGACGGAGCGGCCACGCGTGGGCACGTTCGTGCTCAACGCGGGCTTCTGGAACCCGGCCCTGCTCGCCCGGGAGGTGGCGACGACCGACGCCCTGACGGGCGGGCGACTCGAACTGGGGCTGGGTGCGGGCTACGTACGGGCCGAGCACGACACCGCGGGGCTGCCCTTCGGCACTCCTCGCGAGCGCGTCGACCATCTGCGGCGTACGGTCGGGGAACTGGAGCGGCTGCTCGGCTCGCCGGAGTACCAGCCGCAGCCGGCGCAGAAGCCGCGCGTGCCGCTGCTGATCGGCGGAAACGGCGACCGCGTCCTGCGGCTGACCGCCGAGCACGCCGACATCGCGGCGTTCGGAGGCGCGTACCCGGACCCGGAGAGCACGAGTGGCCGGCTCATCCCCGTCACGGCCGAGCAGTTCGACGAACGGGTGGCCCGTTACCGGAAGTTCGCGGCGGGCCGGGAGGAACCGGCGGAGCTGAACCTGCTGCTGCAGATGGTGGCCGTCACGGAGGACCGCGCGGGCGTCGTCCAGCCCCTCCTCGACCGCGTTCCGGAACTGACCCTGGAGCAGGTCCTGGAGCTGCCGATCCTCCTGGTCGGGACCTTGGACCAGATCGTCGACCAGGTGCTGGCCCGGCGGGAACGGTTCGGGTTCTCGTATCTGACCGTCCTGGAGCCGTACATGGAGGCGTTCGCGCCGGTGATGGAGCGGCTGCGCGGCAAGTAG